Proteins from a genomic interval of Methanoplanus endosymbiosus:
- a CDS encoding type II toxin-antitoxin system HicB family antitoxin, with amino-acid sequence MEQNFNFRTMLRKEPEGGYTAYVPSLPGCVTFGDTIEEATEMVREAVELYIESLIEHGEPIPSDDEIFEYNLQIKAQA; translated from the coding sequence ATGGAACAAAACTTTAATTTTAGAACTATGCTTAGAAAAGAACCCGAAGGTGGATACACAGCATATGTACCCTCACTTCCGGGATGTGTAACATTTGGAGATACTATAGAGGAAGCTACAGAAATGGTAAGGGAAGCCGTTGAGCTGTACATTGAAAGCCTCATTGAGCATGGCGAACCCATACCCTCCGATGATGAAATATTTGAATATAATCTTCAGATTAAAGCACAGGCATGA
- a CDS encoding GNAT family N-acetyltransferase — MSFGGFLVVRPELRNLGIGDALLRRGLSHTEERICGADGVFEMQDVYARKYGFIFAYRNIRWEGEIAGVKDHGFVRAAEVPFEELLEYDTRHFPAERRSFLEKWISQPESTCFVSRNGDEITGYGMIRRCVSGWKIGPLFAEDEMIAEDLFLALCGFVDSGSVKSGPVYFDTPEPNVKAVAIAEKYGMVEVFGTARMYRNEVPKLPLNNIFGVTSFEMG, encoded by the coding sequence TTGTCATTTGGAGGATTTCTCGTTGTAAGACCGGAACTGAGAAACCTTGGCATTGGTGATGCACTGCTGAGGAGAGGTCTTTCACATACGGAAGAAAGGATCTGCGGTGCTGACGGGGTTTTCGAGATGCAGGATGTTTATGCCCGAAAGTACGGGTTTATCTTTGCTTACCGGAACATCAGGTGGGAAGGTGAGATTGCCGGTGTTAAGGATCACGGTTTTGTAAGGGCGGCAGAAGTTCCCTTTGAAGAACTCCTTGAATACGATACCCGCCATTTTCCGGCTGAGAGGAGAAGTTTTCTTGAGAAGTGGATAAGCCAGCCGGAGAGCACCTGTTTTGTCAGCCGGAATGGTGATGAGATCACAGGTTACGGTATGATTCGGAGATGCGTTTCCGGGTGGAAAATCGGCCCTCTCTTTGCTGAAGATGAAATGATTGCAGAAGATCTCTTTCTTGCACTCTGTGGCTTTGTAGATTCCGGTTCAGTTAAGTCCGGCCCTGTTTATTTTGATACCCCTGAACCCAATGTGAAGGCGGTAGCAATTGCTGAAAAGTATGGTATGGTGGAGGTATTCGGCACTGCAAGGATGTACAGAAATGAAGTGCCAAAGCTTCCCTTAAATAATATATTTGGTGTCACATCCTTTGAGATGGGATGA
- the serS gene encoding serine--tRNA ligase produces the protein MLELKFIRNNPDLVRADLTKRGDEEKLLWIDDLLAKDIKSREMQTGINTMRARRNVISREINDARKAKEDFSGLLEEAKSLPARIKEDEAELEEINAKLKYYRMRIPNLLHETVPVGADDSENVEVKKWGEAAVPSFELKNHGELAVEKNLAEFERAARISGSGFYMLKGNLALMDLALQRLAIDLLTGRGYTPIIPPYMMNRAAYEGVTDLADFENVMYAIDGEDEFLIATSEHPMAAMYMDEIFEEKDLPIRMAGISPCFRREIGAHGLDTRGLFRVHQFNKVEQFIYCKEEDSWAMHEELLKNSEDLYQMLGLPYRVVNICTGDIGTVAAKKYDMEVWMPREETYREVVSCSNCTAYQSVRLNIKVRDAHDFETKNFVHTLNSTAVATTRTLRAIMENYQEEDGTVVVPEVLRPYMNGAETL, from the coding sequence ATGCTTGAACTGAAATTTATACGAAACAATCCGGATCTAGTCAGGGCTGATCTCACTAAAAGGGGAGATGAGGAGAAGCTTTTATGGATTGACGATCTGCTTGCAAAGGATATTAAGTCGCGTGAGATGCAGACCGGAATCAATACCATGCGGGCACGGCGCAATGTCATCAGCCGGGAGATTAATGATGCACGGAAAGCAAAGGAAGATTTTTCGGGACTTCTTGAAGAGGCCAAATCCCTGCCTGCCAGAATAAAGGAAGATGAGGCAGAACTTGAGGAGATTAATGCGAAGCTGAAATATTACCGGATGAGAATCCCAAATCTTCTCCATGAGACTGTCCCTGTCGGTGCGGATGACTCTGAGAATGTAGAGGTTAAAAAATGGGGCGAAGCTGCCGTGCCTTCATTTGAGCTTAAAAATCACGGCGAACTTGCGGTGGAGAAGAACCTTGCAGAGTTTGAACGTGCCGCAAGAATTTCCGGCTCCGGATTTTACATGCTCAAGGGAAACCTCGCACTGATGGACCTTGCACTTCAGCGTCTTGCAATCGATCTTCTTACCGGACGCGGCTATACACCCATAATTCCGCCTTACATGATGAACCGTGCCGCATACGAGGGCGTTACAGATCTCGCCGACTTTGAGAATGTGATGTACGCCATTGATGGTGAGGATGAATTCCTCATTGCAACAAGCGAGCACCCGATGGCTGCCATGTATATGGATGAGATCTTTGAGGAGAAGGATCTGCCAATCCGGATGGCTGGTATAAGCCCCTGCTTCAGGCGTGAGATCGGTGCACACGGCCTTGATACAAGGGGCCTTTTCAGGGTGCACCAGTTCAACAAGGTTGAGCAGTTCATCTACTGCAAAGAGGAGGATTCATGGGCAATGCATGAGGAGCTTCTCAAAAATTCTGAGGACCTTTACCAGATGCTCGGACTTCCGTACAGGGTTGTCAATATCTGCACCGGAGATATAGGCACTGTCGCCGCCAAGAAGTATGATATGGAGGTCTGGATGCCGCGTGAGGAGACATACCGTGAGGTTGTATCCTGCTCAAACTGTACGGCATACCAGTCTGTGAGGCTGAACATCAAAGTCAGGGATGCCCATGACTTTGAGACAAAGAACTTTGTTCACACCTTAAACAGCACAGCGGTTGCGACCACACGAACACTTCGTGCAATCATGGAAAATTACCAGGAAGAGGACGGCACGGTTGTTGTGCCTGAGGTCTTAAGGCCGTATATGAACGGCGCTGAGACTCTCTGA
- a CDS encoding Panacea domain-containing protein, whose amino-acid sequence MKTEKQLNALIYAIERYPEIGRTKLMKFVFFVDLFRFNQTGETLLEDEYIRLPNGPVPDIGFSYTDNSNAYLSVTCEQIGPEHCLYQYKPRKKSDVSLFSEDDIKLFDLIIQTLKKYSTQSVSDLTHRFTLWKEAENSDIITKEKLRLDEYEYDDLESFFYYTRAAKDAGGVTEYPGDDACDMVSEEMLYLQSESMGRPD is encoded by the coding sequence ATGAAGACTGAAAAACAGCTTAATGCCCTTATCTATGCCATTGAGAGATATCCGGAGATTGGAAGAACCAAGCTGATGAAATTTGTTTTTTTTGTGGATTTATTCAGATTTAACCAGACCGGAGAGACACTTCTGGAAGATGAATATATTCGTCTCCCAAACGGTCCTGTGCCTGATATTGGTTTTTCATATACAGATAATTCAAATGCATATCTGAGTGTAACCTGTGAGCAGATAGGCCCGGAACACTGTCTTTACCAGTATAAACCAAGAAAAAAATCTGATGTTTCACTATTCTCCGAAGATGACATTAAATTGTTTGATCTGATTATCCAGACACTGAAGAAATACAGTACTCAGTCAGTAAGTGATCTCACTCACAGATTTACTCTCTGGAAAGAAGCAGAAAACAGTGATATTATAACCAAAGAGAAACTCCGGCTTGATGAATATGAATATGATGATCTTGAATCTTTTTTTTATTATACTCGGGCTGCAAAAGATGCCGGAGGGGTAACTGAATATCCGGGAGATGATGCCTGTGATATGGTGTCTGAGGAAATGCTTTACCTTCAGTCTGAATCAATGGGCAGGCCGGATTAA
- a CDS encoding type II toxin-antitoxin system PemK/MazF family toxin: MDKRNLGEGDVFFLDLTWHTGISESTMKDPHYIAVVMNPRKLLNENHRTIICVPMTSVKSKMWDEVNNRPRIYSHYLIKPEKYPELKNNTLIKCEQIYTINREYFSDYRFTLDKHDLHEVRKRMINIIGY; the protein is encoded by the coding sequence ATGGATAAAAGAAATCTGGGTGAGGGCGATGTATTTTTCCTTGATTTAACCTGGCACACCGGAATTTCAGAGAGCACTATGAAAGATCCTCATTATATTGCAGTTGTAATGAATCCAAGAAAACTTCTTAACGAAAATCACAGAACAATAATCTGTGTGCCGATGACATCGGTTAAGTCTAAGATGTGGGATGAAGTTAATAACAGGCCACGTATTTACTCACATTATCTGATTAAACCTGAGAAATATCCGGAACTAAAGAATAATACGCTGATAAAGTGTGAGCAGATTTATACAATTAACCGTGAATATTTCTCTGATTATCGTTTTACACTTGATAAACACGACCTTCATGAAGTCAGGAAACGCATGATTAACATAATTGGGTATTGA
- a CDS encoding ABC transporter ATP-binding protein gives MPSVILTKNLTKVFGELRAVDSVSLSVEKGSLFGLLGPNGSGKTTMIRMLTGQMRESSGSAEILGTDPAKEPVKVRAAVGIIPEQETPPSFLTAEEYLSFAGKIRKIGNIEEKSEWWFEYLDFTDKKDVLCKDLSRGTRQKLMFAQAFLHNPDLALIDEPLINLDPVMQRKVKGFLRDYTNSGKTIFLSTHILEIAEEICTDFAILHKGKLLHTGKVTELKEKGIHLDDFFMELVEKEIADEIMEGKGNGEREVGEKGIIGEKKDA, from the coding sequence ATGCCATCCGTTATTCTGACAAAAAACCTTACAAAAGTTTTCGGAGAGCTCAGAGCTGTCGATTCAGTCAGCCTTTCGGTTGAGAAGGGCAGCCTCTTCGGGCTGTTAGGCCCAAACGGCTCAGGAAAGACGACAATGATCAGAATGCTCACCGGACAGATGAGGGAGTCGTCCGGCTCGGCAGAGATTCTTGGAACTGACCCTGCAAAAGAGCCTGTTAAGGTCAGGGCTGCGGTTGGGATAATACCGGAACAGGAGACACCGCCGAGTTTTCTGACCGCTGAGGAGTATCTCTCATTTGCCGGAAAAATTCGTAAAATCGGAAATATTGAGGAGAAATCAGAATGGTGGTTTGAATACCTCGATTTTACGGATAAGAAGGATGTCTTATGCAAGGATCTCTCACGGGGAACAAGGCAGAAGCTTATGTTTGCACAGGCATTTCTCCATAATCCCGATCTCGCCTTAATAGACGAACCATTAATCAACCTCGACCCTGTCATGCAGAGGAAGGTAAAGGGATTTTTAAGAGATTATACCAATTCCGGCAAGACAATCTTTCTCTCAACGCACATACTTGAAATTGCGGAGGAGATATGCACCGATTTTGCAATTCTTCACAAAGGAAAGCTCCTCCATACCGGAAAAGTGACTGAACTAAAGGAAAAAGGCATTCATCTGGATGACTTTTTCATGGAGCTTGTGGAAAAGGAAATTGCAGATGAGATAATGGAGGGAAAAGGAAATGGTGAGAGGGAAGTTGGGGAGAAAGGAATTATAGGGGAAAAAAAGGATGCCTGA
- a CDS encoding PHP domain-containing protein, with the protein MTQSLKSPIKLEKPDISALKREGYTPADMHLHTCYSDGLTKIPDLIRYAEKKGISLSVTDHNEIGGALKAEKYAGDTLIIPGIELDTKEGPHLLIYFYTSDDLSDFYNDFNREKSELSPALTKNLPVMKCLTLAEQYDCLRIAAHPFGYYGINRGVLKCVDKNMLPGVMDHLDGIEAICGGMIRGLNEKSMDYARNNDIPFTGGSDAHILPDVGNVLTGSYGETVEEFLSGIVNRKNIVIGKSGGILNKGATAGVIAWSFVPYTISYLSAHYSVKKEKLQDVFRSNK; encoded by the coding sequence ATGACACAATCCTTAAAAAGTCCGATAAAACTTGAAAAACCTGATATTTCAGCCTTAAAAAGAGAAGGATATACCCCTGCAGATATGCACCTTCATACCTGCTACTCAGACGGACTCACAAAAATTCCGGACCTTATAAGATATGCAGAAAAAAAAGGGATTTCTCTTTCGGTAACTGACCATAATGAGATAGGGGGTGCTTTAAAAGCAGAAAAATATGCGGGTGACACCTTAATAATTCCCGGAATTGAACTTGATACCAAAGAAGGCCCTCATCTTCTCATATATTTTTATACATCAGATGACCTGTCTGATTTTTATAATGATTTCAACAGGGAAAAATCCGAATTAAGTCCGGCTCTCACAAAAAATCTGCCGGTTATGAAATGCCTCACTCTTGCAGAACAATATGACTGTTTAAGAATTGCAGCACACCCCTTTGGATATTACGGAATTAACCGTGGAGTCTTAAAATGTGTTGATAAGAATATGCTCCCCGGAGTTATGGACCACCTGGACGGGATTGAAGCAATCTGTGGCGGAATGATAAGGGGCTTAAATGAAAAATCAATGGACTATGCCCGGAATAATGACATTCCTTTTACCGGCGGTTCGGATGCCCATATCCTCCCTGATGTAGGCAATGTCTTAACAGGTTCATACGGTGAAACGGTTGAGGAGTTCCTGTCCGGAATTGTGAACCGGAAGAACATTGTCATTGGAAAATCAGGTGGTATCCTGAATAAAGGTGCCACAGCCGGTGTAATTGCATGGAGTTTTGTCCCATATACAATATCATACCTCTCTGCACATTATTCTGTTAAAAAAGAGAAATTGCAGGATGTTTTCAGATCAAATAAATAA
- the cls gene encoding cardiolipin synthase, translating to MIINEIIQLIWDLIIPIIIIANMIFALAVVFIERKNPSATVAWLLALIFVPVIGFVLYLFVGQSFYRERMFRIKKEEDQAITEIIESQKKELITKDLPVEKTLYDPYKRMILMLMESNRAALTTKNRVNVFVDGNDKFAALLKAIRSAEDHIHMEYYILKDDEIGQEVFSALTERAKAGVTVRFLGDGLGCAGPKKTFYEPFKKAGGKYAFFFPSLVAIKHPRINYRNHRKIAVIDGKTGFIGGFNIGDDYLGRIPEWAPWRDTAVEIKGHSVMAMQIRFILDWNYAAKDEQIELKGRYFPEMNGDKTENSGNVPVQIVSGGPDNYWNPIKESYLKMITLATESVYIQTPYFIPDESIMDALRMAALSGIDVRIIIPSKPDHLFVYWAGYSYIEQLLDAGVKAYTYNDGFIHAKTIVVDDVAASVGSANWDVRSFRLNFETNAIMYDRNIAGELKEYFLKDLSDCTELTSDRILSLPKITRLKLSVSRLFSPLL from the coding sequence ATGATAATAAATGAAATTATCCAGTTGATCTGGGATCTGATAATACCAATTATAATTATAGCAAATATGATTTTTGCTCTGGCAGTTGTTTTTATTGAGAGAAAAAATCCATCTGCCACAGTTGCATGGCTTTTAGCACTTATTTTCGTTCCGGTTATAGGATTTGTCCTCTACCTCTTTGTCGGTCAGAGTTTTTACCGTGAAAGAATGTTCCGGATAAAAAAAGAGGAAGATCAGGCAATTACAGAAATAATAGAATCACAAAAAAAGGAGCTTATTACAAAAGATCTTCCGGTGGAAAAAACACTGTATGATCCCTACAAACGGATGATTCTGATGCTTATGGAGAGCAACAGGGCTGCATTGACAACCAAAAACAGGGTAAATGTTTTTGTTGACGGAAATGATAAGTTTGCAGCTCTTCTAAAAGCTATCAGGAGTGCAGAAGACCACATCCACATGGAGTATTATATCTTAAAAGACGATGAGATCGGGCAGGAAGTGTTTTCTGCACTCACAGAACGTGCAAAGGCAGGTGTGACAGTCAGGTTCCTTGGTGACGGACTTGGGTGTGCAGGACCCAAAAAGACATTTTATGAACCATTTAAAAAAGCCGGGGGAAAATATGCCTTCTTCTTCCCATCCCTGGTAGCCATAAAACACCCCAGGATAAATTACAGGAACCACAGAAAAATTGCAGTAATTGACGGTAAAACAGGATTTATAGGGGGATTTAACATTGGAGATGATTATCTGGGTCGTATTCCGGAATGGGCACCATGGAGAGATACCGCTGTCGAGATCAAAGGCCACTCAGTAATGGCCATGCAGATAAGATTCATTCTTGACTGGAATTATGCCGCAAAAGATGAACAGATTGAACTGAAAGGAAGATATTTCCCGGAGATGAACGGAGATAAGACTGAAAACAGTGGCAATGTACCTGTTCAGATTGTTTCAGGAGGTCCTGATAACTACTGGAATCCAATAAAAGAATCCTATCTGAAGATGATAACCCTTGCAACAGAGTCAGTCTATATTCAGACCCCGTATTTCATTCCTGATGAGAGCATTATGGATGCCCTGCGAATGGCAGCTTTATCAGGAATAGATGTAAGAATAATCATTCCGTCAAAACCTGATCACCTGTTTGTTTACTGGGCAGGATATTCATATATCGAACAGTTACTTGATGCCGGAGTTAAAGCCTATACCTATAATGATGGCTTTATCCACGCCAAAACAATTGTCGTTGACGATGTCGCTGCATCCGTTGGAAGTGCAAACTGGGATGTAAGAAGTTTCAGGCTCAATTTCGAGACAAATGCCATAATGTATGACAGAAATATTGCAGGAGAGTTAAAGGAATACTTCTTAAAAGATCTCTCAGACTGCACAGAACTGACATCAGATCGCATTTTATCACTGCCAAAAATTACAAGATTAAAACTCTCAGTTTCAAGGCTTTTTTCACCCCTTCTCTGA
- a CDS encoding type II toxin-antitoxin system HicA family toxin: MKFPQDVPIAKALKTFELLGFVTVRAGNHISMQRSNPDGTKTPLTLPNHSKIKGSTLRVICNQAGISREEFLEYYNQ; encoded by the coding sequence ATGAAGTTTCCACAGGATGTACCAATTGCAAAAGCTCTAAAAACATTTGAATTACTCGGGTTTGTAACAGTCAGGGCAGGAAATCACATCTCAATGCAACGGAGTAATCCTGACGGTACAAAAACTCCGCTCACACTTCCCAATCATAGTAAAATTAAAGGTTCAACATTAAGGGTGATATGTAATCAGGCCGGCATATCAAGAGAAGAATTCCTGGAATATTATAATCAATGA
- a CDS encoding type II toxin-antitoxin system HicB family antitoxin, with protein sequence MRNLKIIVEKHEDGYIAYPIGLKGVVIGEGDTYEEALSDVKSAIEYHIESFGSEVFENEEILETFVAEVAV encoded by the coding sequence ATGCGGAACTTAAAAATTATCGTTGAAAAACATGAAGATGGTTATATTGCATACCCCATTGGCCTGAAAGGGGTAGTAATTGGTGAAGGCGACACATATGAAGAAGCACTTTCAGACGTTAAATCTGCGATTGAGTACCACATAGAATCATTTGGAAGTGAGGTATTTGAAAATGAGGAGATACTGGAAACCTTTGTGGCAGAGGTTGCAGTCTGA
- a CDS encoding bifunctional 5,6,7,8-tetrahydromethanopterin hydro-lyase/3-hexulose-6-phosphate synthase, producing MYLVGEALEGEGAELAHIDLLAGEKTGPVGMAFANAMSQLSPGHTPLLAVIRPNLLTKPATLIIPKVTLKTGAQVNAMFGAVQAAVAKAVADSVEEGAFGDNNIEDIVLLVSAFLHPDAKDYNRIYRYNYGSTKLAITRAFAGFPDKETVLKEKDRAGHAVMGFKVHRLWDPPYLQVAMDLVDMKSVERVLTSVPKNDHVLIEAGTPLIKQFGLSVIGEIRKIRPDAFIIADLKTLDTGNLEARMAANASADAVVVSGLAPVPTIVKFIQEAKKTGIYSVIDMLNVDKPAALIEKLAKEGAIPSIVEMHRAIDAEGDDYNWGDIPAIKEAAGGKLLVATAGGVRQHVVKDALKAGADILVVGRAITASKNIQNSAEQFLEEMNKEEIDQFRIMTDF from the coding sequence ATGTATTTAGTAGGCGAAGCCCTGGAGGGCGAAGGTGCAGAACTTGCACATATTGATCTTTTAGCCGGCGAAAAGACCGGCCCGGTCGGCATGGCATTCGCAAACGCAATGTCACAGCTGTCACCCGGACATACACCACTTCTGGCAGTAATAAGACCCAATCTCTTAACAAAGCCTGCAACACTCATTATTCCTAAGGTAACACTTAAGACAGGAGCACAGGTCAATGCAATGTTTGGCGCAGTCCAGGCAGCAGTTGCAAAGGCTGTTGCAGATTCAGTTGAAGAGGGCGCATTCGGTGACAATAACATAGAGGATATTGTACTCCTCGTAAGTGCATTCCTTCATCCGGATGCAAAGGACTACAACAGGATTTACCGCTACAACTACGGTTCAACAAAGCTCGCAATCACCCGTGCATTTGCAGGATTCCCTGACAAAGAGACAGTTCTCAAAGAGAAGGACCGTGCAGGACACGCAGTTATGGGATTCAAGGTACACAGGCTCTGGGACCCGCCATACCTTCAGGTGGCCATGGATCTTGTTGACATGAAGTCTGTTGAGAGAGTCTTAACATCAGTGCCTAAGAATGACCATGTATTAATTGAGGCAGGAACACCTCTGATTAAGCAGTTCGGTCTCTCAGTAATAGGTGAGATCAGAAAGATCAGACCTGATGCATTCATCATCGCTGACTTAAAGACCCTTGATACCGGAAACCTTGAGGCAAGAATGGCAGCAAATGCATCCGCAGACGCTGTTGTTGTATCCGGACTTGCACCTGTGCCAACCATTGTCAAGTTCATTCAGGAAGCAAAGAAGACCGGCATCTACTCAGTCATTGACATGCTCAATGTCGATAAGCCGGCAGCTCTCATTGAGAAACTTGCAAAAGAAGGCGCAATACCAAGCATTGTAGAGATGCACCGTGCAATTGACGCTGAAGGCGATGACTACAACTGGGGCGACATTCCGGCAATAAAGGAAGCTGCCGGCGGAAAACTCCTTGTCGCAACCGCAGGCGGTGTCAGGCAGCATGTTGTTAAGGACGCACTTAAGGCAGGCGCTGATATTTTAGTTGTCGGAAGGGCAATTACAGCATCCAAGAATATCCAGAACTCGGCAGAGCAGTTCCTTGAAGAGATGAACAAGGAAGAGATCGACCAGTTCAGGATCATGACTGATTTCTGA
- a CDS encoding AMP-binding protein — protein sequence MANISYANGTSSIPLIGETIGEMLERISNSYPETEALVSVDQNIRWTYSEFLEKVDEVALSLMAIGVNKGDRVGIWALNYAEWIVVQFASARCGAIMVNINPAYRTFELEYTLKQAEVNTLILQGRFKSSDYVGMLYEACPDVIESRPGKISTEKFPFLRNVIFLGDVPYNGMFTWDEFIGKGKNISPDELTERGDSLSFDDPINIQYTSGTTGYPKGVVLTHHNVLNNGYTIGNGMKFTEKDRLCIPVPFYHCFGMVLSNLACVTHGSTMVIPSPAFDPEAVLKAIDKEKCTAVHGVPTMFIAELKHPNFNKYKYDTLRTGIMAGSPCPIEVMKAVNQKMNMSDIVIVYGQTETSPGVTMTTTEDPIEMRVSTVGRTFPHVEIKIVDPVTQKIVPRGEPGEICARGYVVMKCYYNNPSATRHTIDADKWNHTGDLGIMDEEGFVKIVGRLKEMVIRGGENIYPREIEEFLHTNPKVLDAYVIGVPDEKYGEELMAWVKLHEGLTMTGEELKEFCDGRIARYKIPKYVKFVDDFPMTVSGKIRKGEMREISITELGLEKEADIKTA from the coding sequence ATGGCCAATATCAGTTATGCTAATGGTACTTCATCAATACCTCTCATCGGGGAGACAATAGGCGAAATGCTGGAGAGAATCAGCAATTCCTACCCTGAAACTGAAGCACTCGTGTCGGTTGATCAGAATATCAGATGGACCTACAGTGAATTTTTAGAGAAAGTGGATGAAGTAGCGCTTAGTCTCATGGCCATAGGGGTCAACAAGGGCGACCGTGTCGGTATCTGGGCGCTGAATTATGCAGAATGGATAGTTGTCCAGTTTGCAAGCGCCAGATGCGGCGCAATCATGGTCAATATCAACCCCGCATACCGGACATTTGAGCTTGAATACACGCTCAAGCAGGCTGAGGTGAACACCCTCATACTCCAGGGGAGATTTAAGAGTTCAGATTATGTCGGCATGCTGTATGAGGCCTGTCCTGATGTAATTGAGTCAAGGCCCGGCAAGATAAGCACAGAAAAGTTCCCATTCCTCAGAAATGTCATATTCCTTGGTGATGTTCCGTACAACGGCATGTTCACCTGGGACGAATTCATCGGTAAGGGGAAAAATATCAGCCCTGATGAACTGACTGAGCGCGGTGATTCCCTCTCCTTTGATGACCCAATAAATATCCAGTACACAAGCGGGACAACAGGATATCCTAAAGGTGTCGTCCTCACCCACCACAATGTCTTAAACAACGGTTATACCATAGGTAACGGGATGAAATTCACCGAGAAGGACCGGCTATGTATTCCTGTGCCGTTCTACCACTGCTTTGGAATGGTCCTCTCAAACCTTGCCTGTGTGACGCACGGTTCAACTATGGTTATACCGTCTCCGGCATTTGATCCGGAAGCTGTCTTAAAGGCCATTGACAAAGAGAAATGCACAGCCGTTCACGGTGTTCCGACAATGTTCATCGCCGAACTTAAGCACCCGAATTTCAACAAATACAAGTATGATACCCTCCGTACCGGGATTATGGCCGGATCTCCATGCCCCATTGAGGTAATGAAGGCTGTAAATCAGAAGATGAATATGAGTGACATAGTCATTGTGTACGGCCAGACTGAGACATCTCCCGGAGTTACCATGACAACAACCGAGGATCCTATTGAGATGAGGGTATCAACGGTTGGCAGGACATTCCCGCATGTCGAGATTAAGATTGTTGATCCCGTCACACAGAAGATCGTTCCAAGGGGTGAACCCGGAGAGATCTGTGCAAGGGGTTATGTTGTGATGAAATGCTACTACAACAATCCAAGCGCCACAAGGCATACCATTGACGCGGATAAATGGAATCACACGGGTGACCTTGGCATAATGGATGAGGAAGGTTTTGTCAAGATTGTCGGCAGGTTAAAGGAGATGGTCATACGCGGCGGAGAGAATATCTATCCGCGTGAGATCGAGGAGTTCCTGCATACAAACCCCAAGGTGCTTGATGCCTATGTAATCGGAGTTCCGGATGAGAAATACGGCGAAGAGCTTATGGCCTGGGTTAAACTGCATGAAGGCTTGACAATGACAGGTGAGGAATTAAAGGAGTTCTGCGACGGTCGGATTGCAAGATACAAGATTCCGAAATATGTCAAATTTGTGGATGACTTCCCTATGACAGTCTCAGGAAAGATCAGGAAGGGTGAGATGAGGGAAATCTCGATAACAGAGCTTGGTCTTGAAAAAGAAGCGGATATAAAAACTGCCTGA